The Candidatus Cloacimonadota bacterium genome includes a region encoding these proteins:
- a CDS encoding PLP-dependent transferase, which yields MQWHEEYRRKMRKSRFDTIAVHGLYSMQEALDFNQGSIIEPMYLSTSQTYRDSDEMELALGYQIPTWCYARIANPSMYYLEALLALLEEYRTGQEASCLATTSGMAAIRTAVDEFLHPDPKDPNRPRNFVATSQVYGGTYQLFSVRKDSECCCEWRKVIDSTNLEEWESLIDENTRFLYGELPSNPTLAFFDIEKVAQLAHKYGIPLIVDATVATPALMRPLAFGADIVIHSVTKSLNTGGFGTAGAIIARKNIPAKIDNEALKADFCTYLKLLPGRDYGPNLSPMMCNLVINEIRTLRMKMDAMSHNTMKVAEFLATHKHIEKVNYLGLENHELHQLAKKYMFLVDAEDDEQYMKPVNRYGHLMSFEVKGGAEKARLVFDGFNMIWRATDLGRIKSVATIPAISTHSQQGEEGRKLAAIPSNLIRLSVGAEHADDVIKDIDQALELLDGKEIKHDAPNYSVGGASSARLRK from the coding sequence ATGCAATGGCACGAAGAATATCGTCGTAAGATGAGAAAATCTCGCTTCGATACGATAGCTGTGCATGGGCTTTATTCAATGCAAGAGGCCTTAGATTTTAATCAAGGTTCAATTATCGAACCGATGTATTTATCAACTTCTCAAACTTATCGTGATTCTGATGAAATGGAATTGGCACTCGGTTATCAGATTCCCACCTGGTGTTATGCACGAATAGCTAATCCCAGTATGTATTATTTGGAAGCATTGTTGGCACTTCTTGAAGAATATCGAACAGGACAAGAAGCTTCCTGTCTGGCAACAACATCAGGCATGGCAGCTATCCGAACTGCTGTAGATGAATTTCTTCATCCAGATCCCAAAGACCCGAATCGCCCTCGAAATTTTGTGGCTACTTCACAGGTCTATGGAGGAACATATCAGCTCTTCTCAGTGAGAAAAGATTCTGAATGTTGCTGTGAGTGGCGAAAAGTGATTGATTCTACTAATCTGGAGGAATGGGAATCGCTGATCGATGAAAATACCCGTTTTCTTTATGGTGAGCTGCCCAGTAATCCGACACTTGCATTTTTTGATATCGAAAAAGTAGCACAATTGGCTCATAAATACGGTATCCCATTGATAGTAGATGCGACAGTGGCAACTCCAGCATTAATGAGACCGTTGGCTTTCGGAGCTGATATTGTTATTCATTCGGTAACCAAATCACTCAATACAGGTGGTTTTGGTACTGCCGGAGCTATAATAGCCCGTAAGAACATTCCGGCTAAGATCGATAATGAAGCGTTGAAAGCAGATTTTTGCACCTATCTGAAGCTCCTGCCCGGTAGAGACTACGGTCCGAACCTGTCTCCAATGATGTGTAATCTGGTGATCAACGAGATTCGCACACTGAGAATGAAAATGGACGCTATGTCCCACAATACAATGAAAGTAGCAGAATTTTTAGCTACTCATAAACATATAGAAAAAGTCAACTATCTCGGTCTGGAGAATCATGAATTACATCAACTTGCTAAGAAATACATGTTCTTAGTCGATGCAGAAGATGATGAACAGTATATGAAACCGGTAAATCGCTATGGTCATTTGATGTCTTTTGAGGTTAAAGGTGGCGCTGAAAAAGCCCGACTTGTTTTTGACGGATTTAACATGATCTGGCGTGCTACAGATCTGGGAAGAATTAAATCGGTTGCCACTATTCCTGCTATATCTACTCACTCCCAACAGGGAGAAGAGGGACGAAAACTTGCCGCTATCCCGTCAAATCTCATCCGCCTTAGTGTTGGTGCTGAACATGCTGACGATGTTATCAAAGATATTGATCAGGCATTGGAACTGCTTGACGGTAAGGAGATCAAACATGATGCTCCTAATTATTCTGTCGGTGGTGCTTCTTCTGCTCGTTTGAGAAAGTAA
- the thrC gene encoding threonine synthase: MLYYSTNKKTARVNFRDALLKGLAEDGGLYLPETIPQISLAEITTLKELDYTEIAFRVVNKFLADEIPEEDLRRLITDAYNYPVPLEKVFDRNYVMRLDQGPTASFKDFAARLMGRLMQFYLALKQSKLLILTATSGDTGSAIANAFYGLDNIDVVVLFPKMEVTARQRKQMTTLGKNVEIISIEGKFDDCQALVKKAFIDPELTHLPLSSANSINIGRLLPQTIYYFYAYAKLFEKEGEQVVFSVPSGNFGDLMGGLIAKHMGLPVHKFVVATNENDEFPRYIETGEYRVISPSRNCISSAMNVGHPSNVARLIALYGGNMNEKGDILEPADLNKIRQDMYAISITDKETEETISKEWQEHRLLLEPHGAVGWAGLLRYLQDNPQDTERICVSLETAHPAKFPEKIQELLKLDPPLPPSLQGLDEKEEFIIPLKGDYQSFVKFLQDNYR; this comes from the coding sequence ATGCTCTATTATTCAACTAATAAAAAAACAGCACGAGTTAACTTCAGAGATGCTCTATTAAAAGGATTAGCTGAGGATGGTGGGCTTTATTTACCTGAAACCATTCCACAGATCAGTTTAGCTGAAATCACTACCCTGAAAGAACTCGATTATACAGAGATAGCTTTCCGGGTAGTCAACAAATTCCTTGCAGATGAAATACCTGAAGAAGACCTGCGAAGATTAATCACTGATGCCTATAATTATCCCGTCCCTTTAGAAAAGGTCTTTGACAGAAATTATGTCATGCGTCTTGATCAGGGTCCTACCGCATCTTTTAAGGATTTTGCCGCCAGATTGATGGGGAGATTGATGCAATTCTATCTCGCCTTAAAGCAGAGTAAATTACTTATTTTAACTGCTACTTCGGGAGATACCGGCAGTGCTATTGCCAATGCTTTTTATGGGCTTGATAACATCGATGTCGTAGTCCTCTTTCCAAAAATGGAGGTTACTGCCCGGCAAAGAAAACAGATGACCACGCTCGGCAAGAATGTCGAAATCATCTCTATCGAAGGAAAATTTGACGATTGTCAAGCTCTTGTCAAAAAAGCATTTATCGACCCGGAGCTAACACATCTGCCTCTCTCTTCAGCAAACTCTATCAATATCGGTCGGCTCTTACCACAGACTATATATTACTTCTATGCCTATGCCAAATTGTTTGAAAAAGAGGGAGAACAAGTCGTTTTCAGTGTCCCATCAGGTAATTTTGGTGATCTGATGGGTGGCTTGATAGCCAAGCACATGGGACTTCCGGTTCATAAGTTTGTCGTAGCAACCAACGAGAATGATGAGTTCCCTCGTTATATAGAAACCGGTGAATATAGAGTTATCTCCCCTTCCCGCAATTGCATATCGAGTGCGATGAACGTAGGACATCCCAGCAATGTTGCTCGGTTGATAGCGCTCTATGGTGGTAATATGAACGAAAAGGGCGATATCTTAGAACCGGCAGACCTCAACAAGATCAGACAAGATATGTATGCTATAAGCATTACTGATAAAGAGACTGAAGAAACGATCAGCAAAGAATGGCAGGAACACAGGTTACTATTGGAACCACATGGTGCTGTTGGTTGGGCTGGTTTGCTACGTTATCTGCAAGATAATCCACAAGATACAGAAAGAATCTGTGTCTCCTTAGAGACTGCTCATCCGGCTAAATTTCCCGAAAAGATACAAGAATTACTTAAACTCGATCCTCCGCTTCCGCCATCATTACAAGGTTTGGATGAGAAGGAAGAGTTTATTATCCCCTTAAAAGGTGATTATCAATCATTTGTAAAATTTTTGCAGGATAATTATCGATGA
- a CDS encoding cofactor-independent phosphoglycerate mutase translates to MSKKTIIILGDGMADYPIEKLGNKTPLMAAHKPNIDLLAQKGSCGLFKTVPDDMPPGSEVANLAVLGYNVHQVYQGRGVLEGAAMGVEIGKDDLAMRCNLLCLEGDILKNHSAGHIPTEEGRELIAALNEEFANDMTRFYPGVSYRHLLVVKNGNPSINLTPPHDVPGKPWKPYLPKSTAPEGEETANLLTDLILRSQNLLKSHPVNLKRQQEGKDPANSVWFWSAGKKPQMQTYQELYGKTGAVISAVDLLHGIGVYAGFKVIHVEGATGLYNTNYEGKVAAALDAIKEVDLVYLHIEAADEAGHEGNVELKVKCIEAIDQRVVKPIMQAAKELTDHFTIAFLPDHPTPCSIKTHTHDPVPFIIYKPDESGDGVERYDEESVKIGRYGLIKNGEFVKKLFEL, encoded by the coding sequence ATGAGTAAAAAGACGATTATAATACTCGGTGATGGGATGGCTGATTACCCGATAGAGAAGCTCGGTAACAAAACCCCTTTAATGGCAGCTCATAAACCTAATATTGATCTTTTAGCCCAAAAGGGTTCTTGTGGTTTGTTCAAAACAGTTCCCGATGATATGCCTCCCGGCTCGGAGGTAGCTAATCTGGCAGTATTAGGGTATAATGTCCATCAGGTCTATCAGGGACGTGGGGTCTTAGAAGGCGCTGCTATGGGTGTGGAAATAGGAAAAGATGATCTGGCAATGCGCTGCAATCTGCTCTGTTTAGAGGGTGATATTCTGAAAAACCATTCTGCAGGACATATTCCAACCGAAGAGGGTAGAGAATTGATCGCTGCTCTGAACGAAGAATTTGCCAACGATATGACCCGCTTCTACCCAGGAGTTAGCTACCGCCATCTCTTAGTAGTAAAAAATGGTAATCCTTCTATTAACTTAACTCCACCTCATGATGTTCCGGGAAAACCTTGGAAGCCGTATTTACCAAAGTCAACAGCCCCTGAAGGAGAAGAAACCGCTAATCTCCTGACTGATCTTATACTACGCTCACAAAACTTGCTCAAGTCCCATCCGGTAAATTTAAAGAGGCAGCAGGAAGGGAAAGACCCGGCAAACTCGGTATGGTTTTGGTCAGCAGGTAAAAAACCGCAAATGCAAACATATCAAGAACTCTATGGCAAAACCGGAGCTGTTATTTCCGCAGTTGACCTTTTACACGGTATTGGGGTTTATGCCGGTTTTAAAGTTATTCATGTCGAGGGAGCAACCGGATTATACAATACAAACTATGAGGGAAAAGTTGCTGCAGCTTTAGATGCCATCAAAGAAGTTGATCTCGTTTACCTGCATATCGAAGCAGCTGACGAAGCGGGTCATGAAGGGAATGTAGAGTTAAAGGTCAAATGTATTGAGGCAATAGATCAACGAGTAGTAAAGCCGATAATGCAGGCAGCCAAAGAACTTACCGACCATTTTACCATTGCTTTTCTACCGGATCATCCTACACCCTGCTCTATTAAAACTCATACTCACGACCCGGTGCCATTTATCATATATAAACCTGATGAATCCGGTGATGGTGTTGAAAGGTATGATGAAGAAAGTGTTAAAATCGGGCGTTACGGTTTGATTAAAAACGGAGAATTTGTCAAAAAGCTATTTGAATTGTAA